A genomic region of Elephas maximus indicus isolate mEleMax1 chromosome 10, mEleMax1 primary haplotype, whole genome shotgun sequence contains the following coding sequences:
- the LOC126084448 gene encoding olfactory receptor 4K15-like, whose translation MDQGNYSRVAEFVLLGLSSSRELQYYYLVFFNFLYIAVVLGNLLIVLTVISQPTLHTPMYIMLSNLSILDVFLATYATPKMIHDFLHEHKTTSFEGCMAQIFLLHVFAGREMMLLVAMAYDRYVAICKPLHYATIMNLCKCTGLVVGSRVIGVMHSLSQLVFTVNLPFCGPNIVDSYYCDLTLVIKLACTDTYVPEVLMLLNSGLMGLTSFLLLLISYMVILVTVQRRSSTGMAKAHSTLTAHITVVTLFFGPCIFIYAWPFSNFPVDKVLSVFSTVFTPVLNPIIYTLRNKEVKSAMHKLKGRYIRSRLPFQQSFTA comes from the coding sequence ATGGACCAGGGAAATTATTCTAGGGTGGCTGAGTTCGTGTTGCTGGGTCTCTCCAGTTCCCGAGAGCTCCAATATTACTACTTGGTGTTTTTTAACTTCTTGTACATTGCCGTTGTGCTGGGAAATCTCCTCATTGTCCTCACAGTAATTTCTCAACCTACCCTGCACACACCCATGTATATCATGCTCAGTAACCTTTCCATTCTTGATGTGTTTCTGGCCACTTATGCAACTCCCAAAATGATCCATGATTTCCTCCATGAACACAAGACCACTTCCTTTGAGGGCTGCATGGCCCAGATATTCTTGCTGCATGTCTTTGCCGGTAGGGAAATGATGCTCCTTGTAGCCATGGCATATGACAGGTATGTAGCTATATGCAAACCCCTCCATTATGCAACCATCATGAACTTGTGCAAATGTACAGGCCTAGTTGTAGGATCTCGGGTCATTGGGGTTATGCACTCTCTGAGCCAGTTGGTTTTCACTGTAAACTTACCTTTCTGTGGCCCAAATATAGTGGACAGTTATTACTGTGACCTTACTCTGGTCATCAAACTTGCCTGTACAGATACTTATGTTCCTGAAGTTTTGATGCTTTTGAACAGCGGTCTAATGGGGCTGACTTCATTCTTACTCTTGCTCATCTCCTACATGGTCATCCTGGTCACTGTGCAACGTCGATCTTCAACAGGCATGGCCAAGGCCCACAGCACCCTGACAGCCCACATCACTGTGGTGACCCTCTTCTTTGGGCCCTGCATCTTCATCTATGCCTGGCCTTTCAGCAATTTCCCAGTGGATAAGGTCCTTTCTGTGTTCTCTACAGTTTTTACACCTGTATTAAATCCCATTATTTACACATTGAGAAACAAAGAGGTGAAATCAGCAATGCATAAACTGAAGGGCAGGTACATAAGGTCCAGGCTCCCTTTCCAGCAGTCTTTCACAGCGTAG